The proteins below come from a single Dermatophilaceae bacterium Soc4.6 genomic window:
- a CDS encoding SMP-30/gluconolactonase/LRE family protein — MADDVRTILTDLSYTECPRWHEGRLWFADFYTYAVYSAAADGSDRRVEAQVPNQPSGIGWLPDGRLLVVSMRDAKLLVREADGSMVEHADLAPFVTGHPNDMVVDDRGRAFVGSFGFDLMAGADIAPTGLLRVDPDGTVTQVADDLWFPNGSVITPDGTLLVDETFGNRITAFDIGVDGSLVNRRVWAQFGEIPSSRDIAEALPHLVVAPDGCGLDDEGCLWVADAVHGRVIRVREGGEILDEVVPGTGVFACMLGGDDGHTLFMSCAPDFDEHARSAVREAEIRVVTVAARHGGTP, encoded by the coding sequence ATGGCCGACGACGTCCGCACGATCCTGACCGACCTCTCCTACACCGAGTGCCCGCGCTGGCACGAGGGGAGGCTCTGGTTCGCCGACTTCTACACGTATGCCGTCTACTCGGCGGCCGCCGACGGCAGCGACCGGCGGGTGGAGGCGCAGGTGCCGAACCAGCCGTCGGGGATCGGGTGGCTGCCCGACGGCCGGCTGCTCGTGGTGTCGATGCGCGACGCGAAGCTGCTGGTGCGCGAGGCGGACGGCAGCATGGTCGAGCACGCCGACCTCGCGCCCTTCGTCACCGGGCACCCCAACGACATGGTCGTCGACGACCGGGGTCGCGCCTTCGTCGGCAGCTTCGGCTTCGACCTGATGGCCGGGGCCGACATCGCCCCGACCGGCCTGCTGCGGGTCGACCCGGACGGCACGGTGACCCAGGTCGCTGACGACCTGTGGTTCCCCAACGGGTCGGTCATCACCCCGGACGGGACGCTGCTGGTCGACGAGACCTTCGGCAACCGCATCACCGCGTTCGACATCGGGGTCGACGGCTCGCTCGTCAACCGGCGGGTCTGGGCGCAGTTCGGTGAGATCCCGAGCAGTCGGGACATCGCCGAGGCGCTGCCGCACCTCGTCGTCGCGCCCGACGGCTGCGGTCTCGACGACGAGGGCTGCCTGTGGGTCGCCGACGCCGTGCACGGCCGGGTGATCCGGGTGCGTGAGGGCGGCGAGATCCTCGACGAGGTCGTGCCGGGCACGGGGGTCTTCGCCTGCATGCTCGGCGGCGACGACGGCCACACGCTCTTCATGTCGTGCGCGCCCGACTTCGACGAGCACGCCCGCAGCGCAGTGCGGGAGGCCGAGATCCGGGTGGTGACGGTCGCGGCCCGGCACGGCGGGACGCCCTGA